Proteins co-encoded in one Arachis hypogaea cultivar Tifrunner chromosome 13, arahy.Tifrunner.gnm2.J5K5, whole genome shotgun sequence genomic window:
- the LOC112737273 gene encoding origin of replication complex subunit 3, giving the protein MAPSSSPIVTDSLDPSTPTETLDNDLQPFFVLHKPSSRRKDRSSTGQGKLRKRNELSSPQNTKKQEGSVNEECDHHLFKPLQIEAFNSVWSRIESTIKDVLRDLNSSAFKDIQLWILECFNAARLHGEPNITEATRSFPILSNATPGQLSTALVITRNIEFVDDILTFEELGHFLKSHGCHVAKLSSVDFSMKNGIAGCLKALLREFPLGEIDSADISILASWYREQDNNNKPLVLIISDLERCCGSVLTEFVLMLSEWVVKLPVILIIGVATTVDALRNALPSRALQCLCSSKFMIGTPDERMDTIVEAVLVKHSTTFNIGHKVALFLRNYFINQDGTLTSFIRALKLACLLHFSMEPVSLIHGLMLAEDQKDWISALSPEILLKYMDEFPSYDRSQIANQAGKSIAQGLSDLMTEKRLWSTAVLCLCEAGKYSKVRLLDLFCEVLNPDLYPHRDSVCHIRNEKDQGLSSTNGHSQQYSSVQTGGLIRQIVRKVRDLPTGALGQLIKSWEKLTADISEIHDKLKTFQSSVRCEDRRSPRKSSKDISKRYGSKASLDTDNESTMLNLQAVAFIDCLVRNYMRPIECMPFHEISCFKNVEKLQVVLIGDPRRRIQADLLDSHKILSCGCCNKTGNALLPSRQDSSILYSLAQEHGDLINLHDWFQSFRTILHQTNKRKPKSKQSPQPKKRKDTAGSGDQNEASIQARFCRAVTEMQITGLLRMPSKRRPDFVQRVAFGL; this is encoded by the exons AtggctccttcttcttctccgatTGTTACTGATTCACTGGATCCATCAACACCTACCGAAACTCTTGACAACGATCTTCAG CCATTCTTTGTTCTTCACAAACCTTCATCCCGAAGAAAAGATAGATCATCAACAGGACAAGGTAAACTGCGAAAAAGAAATGAGCTGTCTTCACCGCAGAACACAAAGAAACAGGAAGGAAGTGTGAACGAAGAATGTGACCACCATTTGTTTAAGCCGCTACAAATTGAAGCATTTAACAGTGTTTGGTCAAGAATCGAGTCCACCATTAAg GATGTTTTGAGAGATCTCAATTCTAGTGCATTTAAAGATATACAACTATGGATTCTGGAGTGCTTCAATGCTGCTAGATTGCATGGAGAACCTAATATCACAGAAGCAACTCGATCCTTTCCTATTCTGAGTAATGCTACTCCTGGTCAACTGTCCACTGCATTGGTTATTACCA GAAATATAGAATTTGTTGATGATATATTGACCTTTGAAGAGCTCGGTCATTTCTTGAAATCCCATGGATGCCATGTAGCCAAGCTTTCTTCAGTGGATTTTTCAATGAAAAACGGAATTGCTGGTTGCTTAAAAGCTTTATTGCGAGAGTTTCCACTGGGTGAAATTGAT TCAGCTGATATTTCAATCTTAGCATCATGGTATAGAGAACAAGACAACAACAATAAACCACTAGTGCTTATCATTAGTGATTTGGAAAGGTGTTGCGGATCTGTCTTAACGGAATTTGTCCTGATGTTGAG CGAATGGGTTGTCAAGTTACCAGTCATCTTAATAATTGGAGTTGCAACGACAGTAGATGCCCTAAGAAATGCTCTGCCATCTCGTGCTCTCCAATGCTTATGTTCCTCCAAGTTTATGATTGGAACACCAGATGAGAGAATGGATACAATTGTTGAGGCTGTTCTTGTGAAACATAGCACTACATTTAATATTGGTCATAAAGTGGCACTCTTTCTAAGAAATTACTTCATTAACCAAGATGGGACATTAACATCTTTTATAAGAGCTTTGAAG TTAGCATGTTTGTTACATTTCTCCATGGAACCGGTCTCTCTCATACATGGGCTTATGCTGGCAGAAGACCAAAAG GATTGGATATCTGCATTGTCACCTGAGATTTTGTTGAAATACATGGATGAATTTCCATCATATGATAG GAGTCAAATTGCTAATCAAGCTGGAAAGAGCATTGCCCAGGGTTTGTCAGATTTGATGACAGAGAAAAGGCTATGGAGCACCGCAGTTCTT TGCCTATGTGAAGCTGGAAAATACAGCAAAGTGCGACTGCTGGACTTGTTTTGCGAAGTGCTCAATCCAGATTTGTACCCGCATAGAGATTCCGTTTGTCACATCAGGAATGAAAAAGATCAAGGGTTGTCTTCAACAAATGGCCACAGTCAACAATACTCTTCCGTTCAAACCGGTGGTTTGATTCGCCAAATAGTTCGCAAAGTGAG GGATCTCCCTACAGGAGCGCTTGGTCAACTGATAAAGAGTTGGGAAAAACTTACCGCAGATATTTCCGAG ATTCATGATAAATTGAAAACGTTTCAATCTTCAGTAAGATGTGAAGATAGAAGGAGTCCACGCAAGAGTTCCAAGGACATATCCAA GAGATATGGATCGAAAGCTTCATTAGACACTGACAATGAGTCGACAATGTTAAACTTGCAAGCTGTTGCATTTATAGATTGCTTAGTTAG AAATTATATGAGGCCAATCGAATGCATGCCTTTTCATGAAATTTCCTGCTTCAAGAATGTTGAGAAACTTCAAGTG GTTTTGATTGGAGATCCAAGAAGAAGAATTCAAGCTGATCTGTTGGATTCACATAAGATTTTAAGTTGCGGTTGCTGTAACAAAACTGGCAATGCCCTATTGCCATCAAGACAGGATTCCTCAATTCT GTATTCCCTGGCTCAAGAGCACGGAGATCTTATCAATCTTCACGATTGGTTCCAGTCTTTTAGAACAATTCTTCACCAAACAAATAAACGGAAACCAAAGTCAAAGCAGTCACCCCagccaaagaagagaaaagatacAGCTGGATCTGGAGACCAAAATGAAGCATCAATCCA AGCACGCTTTTGCAGAGCAGTTACAGAAATGCAGATTACCGGGCTGCTTAGAATGCCAAGCAAGCGCCGCCCAGATTTTGTACAAAGAGTAGCATTTGGACTTTGA
- the LOC112737274 gene encoding protein PARTING DANCERS isoform X2 produces the protein MHLSDSTTSAPSHATLSGTGGVCLMRNVWKGEQHPYVINFISTFLSANSFRLNFVPIAPDFIFNCGGLSVAFVFVTNWDCNNVSLIFSRVQKLRTQFARFYVIITLPAKQQMNSFIQSYFKFEMVIGKPTFVPVQDIEMGFEKMVKIAHSSGVYKQQKIGEKLKAEKLSVQGMNFYLKVVTSIPGIDNHDANALSQAIGSVQAIAKASKDQILENTDLSAEKAEMISRFLRDPKFYSSPKIT, from the exons ATGCACCTCAGTGATTCAACTACTTCAGCTCCATCGCATGCCACGTTATCCG GCACAGGGGGCGTCTGTTTGATGAGAAATGTATGGAAAGGGGAACAACATCCATATGTTATCAACTTCATCTCCACTTTCCTCTCTGCAAATTCTTTTCGCCTTAATTTTGTCCCTATTGCTCCT GACTTCATTTTCAATTGTGGGGGTTTGTCTGTagcatttgtttttgtgactaaCTGGGATTGCAACAACGTGTCTCTGATCTTCAGCAG AGTTCAGAAATTGAGAACACAATTTGCACGTTTTTATGTTATCATCACACTCCCAGCAAAACAGCAAATGAATTCATTTATTCAGTCATACTTCAA ATTTGAGATGGtgattggcaagcctacgtttgTTCCAGTTCAGGACATAGAGATGGGGTTTGAAAAGATGGTAAAAATAGCTCATTCATCTGGAG TATACAAGCAGCAgaaaattggagagaaactgaaagctGAG AAGCTATCGGTGCAAGGAATGAACTTCTACCTTAAAGTGGTTACTTCGATTCCAGGCATTGACAATCATGACGCAAATGCG CTTAGTCAAGCTATTGGTTCTGTCCAAGCAATTGCCAAGGCATCCAAAGACCAAATTCTGGAGAACACAGACCTTTCTGCTGAGAAGGCAGAGATGATTTCAAGGTTTCTGAGGGACCCCAAGTTTTACTCCTCTCCCAAGATCACCTGA
- the LOC112732679 gene encoding pentatricopeptide repeat-containing protein At2g03880, mitochondrial-like, whose protein sequence is MASFCQARAELAHFQFIPTLVPRSWCYYTKLHSCMLRSPSSSRSSSHSSGSQFSSSTLSKPTSIPMSNPPPPTTFVLPFAAVAPPKFLGPLVLVLLKWYLPETLVNTLLNMYVKFHLLEEAHKLFDEMFERNVVSWTTLISAYSQAKLNDTAVRLLIGMLREGVMPNMFTFSSVLRSCERLSDLKQLHSFILKVGLESDDFVRSALIDVYSKLEELFEAETVFREMLTGDPVVWSSIITAFAQHSNGDEALNLYKRMRRAGFLATQPTLTSVLRACTSLSLLELGMQAHVHVLKYNQDLILNNALLDMYYKCGSVEDAKLIFNRMAEKDVISCCYLLKSLTCCIGLKPLIRLGANMPTRAKRMARWSDFDQYTTVGISHLTPYHNGETNDVVLYFGIIDSLQNYDIGKKLEHAMKRAMNKKKT, encoded by the exons ATGGCGTCGTTTTGCCAGGCTAGAGCTGAGCTGGCTCATTTTCAATTTATACCCACATTGGTCCCTCGCAGTTGGTGTTATTATACAAAGCTCCACTCCTGCATGCTTCGCTCTCCCTCTTCTTCGCGTTCTTCATCGCATTCTTCAGGCTCCCAATTCTCTTCCTCTACGCTCTCCAAACCTACATCCATCCCGATGTCCAACCCTCCACCTCCAACGACCTTCGTGCTGCCATTCGCCGCCGTAGCGCCCCCAAAG TTCCTTGGCCCACTTGTGTTGGTACTTCTCAAATGGTACCTTCCAGAGACCTTGGTCAACACACTACTCAATATGTACGTCAAATTCCACCTCTTGGAAGAGGCACACAAGTTGTTCGACGAAATGTTCGAACGAAATGTTGTTTCATGGACGACTTTGATATCTGCTTATTCTCAGGCTAAGCTGAATGATACGGCTGTAAGACTCTTGATTGGTATGCTTAGAGAAGGTGTCATGCCTAACATGTTCactttttcttctgttttgaggtCTTGTGAGAGGCTCTCTGATCTCAAACAACTTCATTCTTTCATACTGAAGGTGGGGTTGGAGTCTGATGACTTTGTAAGGAGTGCCCTTATTGATGTTTACTCAAAACTGGAAGAGCTGTTTGAAGCTGAGACTGTTTTTCGTGAAATGTTGACTGGAGACCCTGTTGTTTGGAGCTCCATCATCACTGCTTTCGCTCAACACAGCAATGGGGATGAGGCCTTGAACCTTTACAAGAGGATGAGGAGAGCTGGCTTTCTGGCCACACAACCGACTCTCACGAGTGTTCTGAGAGCGTGTACTAGTTTGTCATTGTTGGAGTTAGGGATGCAGGCACATGTCCATGTGCTAAAGTATAATCAAGATCTTATCCTTAACAATGCATTGTTAGATATGTATTACAAGTGTGGTAGTGTGGAAGATGCAAAGCTCATTTTCAATAGGATGGCTGAGAAGGATGTTATCTCTTGTTGCTATCTCTTAAAAAGCCTAACATGTTGTATAGGCTT GAAACCATTGATTAGATTGGGTGCCAATATGCCTACAAGAGCAAAGCGCATGGCCCGGTGGAGTGATTTCGATCAATACACAACCGTCGGAATCAGCCATTTGACCCCTTATCACAATGGAGAGACTAACGATGTTGTTCTATATTTTGGGATTATTGATAGCTTGCAAAACTATGATATCGGCAAGAAGCTGGAGCATGCGATGAAGAGAGcgatgaacaagaagaagacataa
- the LOC112737274 gene encoding protein PARTING DANCERS isoform X4: protein MHLSDSTTSAPSHATLSGTGGVCLMRNDFIFNCGGLSVAFVFVTNWDCNNVSLIFSRVQKLRTQFARFYVIITLPAKQQMNSFIQSYFKFEMVIGKPTFVPVQDIEMGFEKMVKIAHSSGVYKQQKIGEKLKAEKLSVQGMNFYLKVVTSIPGIDNHDANALSQAIGSVQAIAKASKDQILENTDLSAEKAEMISRFLRDPKFYSSPKIT, encoded by the exons ATGCACCTCAGTGATTCAACTACTTCAGCTCCATCGCATGCCACGTTATCCG GCACAGGGGGCGTCTGTTTGATGAGAAAT GACTTCATTTTCAATTGTGGGGGTTTGTCTGTagcatttgtttttgtgactaaCTGGGATTGCAACAACGTGTCTCTGATCTTCAGCAG AGTTCAGAAATTGAGAACACAATTTGCACGTTTTTATGTTATCATCACACTCCCAGCAAAACAGCAAATGAATTCATTTATTCAGTCATACTTCAA ATTTGAGATGGtgattggcaagcctacgtttgTTCCAGTTCAGGACATAGAGATGGGGTTTGAAAAGATGGTAAAAATAGCTCATTCATCTGGAG TATACAAGCAGCAgaaaattggagagaaactgaaagctGAG AAGCTATCGGTGCAAGGAATGAACTTCTACCTTAAAGTGGTTACTTCGATTCCAGGCATTGACAATCATGACGCAAATGCG CTTAGTCAAGCTATTGGTTCTGTCCAAGCAATTGCCAAGGCATCCAAAGACCAAATTCTGGAGAACACAGACCTTTCTGCTGAGAAGGCAGAGATGATTTCAAGGTTTCTGAGGGACCCCAAGTTTTACTCCTCTCCCAAGATCACCTGA
- the LOC112737274 gene encoding protein PARTING DANCERS isoform X1 — protein MHLSDSTTSAPSHATLSGTGGVCLMRNVWKGEQHPYVINFISTFLSANSFRLNFVPIAPDFIFNCGGLSVAFVFVTNWDCNNVSLIFSRVQKLRTQFARFYVIITLPAKQQMNSFIQSYFKFEMVIGKPTFVPVQDIEMGFEKMVKIAHSSGVYKQQKIGEKLKAEKKLSVQGMNFYLKVVTSIPGIDNHDANALSQAIGSVQAIAKASKDQILENTDLSAEKAEMISRFLRDPKFYSSPKIT, from the exons ATGCACCTCAGTGATTCAACTACTTCAGCTCCATCGCATGCCACGTTATCCG GCACAGGGGGCGTCTGTTTGATGAGAAATGTATGGAAAGGGGAACAACATCCATATGTTATCAACTTCATCTCCACTTTCCTCTCTGCAAATTCTTTTCGCCTTAATTTTGTCCCTATTGCTCCT GACTTCATTTTCAATTGTGGGGGTTTGTCTGTagcatttgtttttgtgactaaCTGGGATTGCAACAACGTGTCTCTGATCTTCAGCAG AGTTCAGAAATTGAGAACACAATTTGCACGTTTTTATGTTATCATCACACTCCCAGCAAAACAGCAAATGAATTCATTTATTCAGTCATACTTCAA ATTTGAGATGGtgattggcaagcctacgtttgTTCCAGTTCAGGACATAGAGATGGGGTTTGAAAAGATGGTAAAAATAGCTCATTCATCTGGAG TATACAAGCAGCAgaaaattggagagaaactgaaagctGAG AAGAAGCTATCGGTGCAAGGAATGAACTTCTACCTTAAAGTGGTTACTTCGATTCCAGGCATTGACAATCATGACGCAAATGCG CTTAGTCAAGCTATTGGTTCTGTCCAAGCAATTGCCAAGGCATCCAAAGACCAAATTCTGGAGAACACAGACCTTTCTGCTGAGAAGGCAGAGATGATTTCAAGGTTTCTGAGGGACCCCAAGTTTTACTCCTCTCCCAAGATCACCTGA
- the LOC112737274 gene encoding protein PARTING DANCERS isoform X3 has translation MHLSDSTTSAPSHATLSGTGGVCLMRNDFIFNCGGLSVAFVFVTNWDCNNVSLIFSRVQKLRTQFARFYVIITLPAKQQMNSFIQSYFKFEMVIGKPTFVPVQDIEMGFEKMVKIAHSSGVYKQQKIGEKLKAEKKLSVQGMNFYLKVVTSIPGIDNHDANALSQAIGSVQAIAKASKDQILENTDLSAEKAEMISRFLRDPKFYSSPKIT, from the exons ATGCACCTCAGTGATTCAACTACTTCAGCTCCATCGCATGCCACGTTATCCG GCACAGGGGGCGTCTGTTTGATGAGAAAT GACTTCATTTTCAATTGTGGGGGTTTGTCTGTagcatttgtttttgtgactaaCTGGGATTGCAACAACGTGTCTCTGATCTTCAGCAG AGTTCAGAAATTGAGAACACAATTTGCACGTTTTTATGTTATCATCACACTCCCAGCAAAACAGCAAATGAATTCATTTATTCAGTCATACTTCAA ATTTGAGATGGtgattggcaagcctacgtttgTTCCAGTTCAGGACATAGAGATGGGGTTTGAAAAGATGGTAAAAATAGCTCATTCATCTGGAG TATACAAGCAGCAgaaaattggagagaaactgaaagctGAG AAGAAGCTATCGGTGCAAGGAATGAACTTCTACCTTAAAGTGGTTACTTCGATTCCAGGCATTGACAATCATGACGCAAATGCG CTTAGTCAAGCTATTGGTTCTGTCCAAGCAATTGCCAAGGCATCCAAAGACCAAATTCTGGAGAACACAGACCTTTCTGCTGAGAAGGCAGAGATGATTTCAAGGTTTCTGAGGGACCCCAAGTTTTACTCCTCTCCCAAGATCACCTGA